In the genome of Yarrowia lipolytica chromosome 1B, complete sequence, the window GAGACCGCCAAAGTGCTCCATTTTACAAATAAACACCCACCAACTGTCGGTATGGGTTATAAATAGCTCGTAGGTTTCGACCAGTTTTTGATTTCTCAAGTTGCCGTAATATCTATCCAAAATAAGGTTCAAACGATATCATTGGACTCGCCTGATTTCAAGGAATCTGAATATCCAGTTCAATTGCACATATCACCAATCAATCACGAGAAGTTACAGCCACACAATAACCACGCGTCGGAAAGCTTAAATATGAGTTCACGTGTGCTTAATTGTAAATCCGAAATAAGTAACACAGGCCTCCAAATTGGGAGGTTGGAATGATTATTAatcacaaacaccacaGAGCAATTGAAAATGCCCCACTCGCATAAATTTGATTCCAGAGAGTGTTCCAAAGAAAATACAGCTACCTTCACGGTTTCTGTTAGCTCCACTGGGTGTGCTGGTCTGTGTTTAACACCAAGTGAAACTGAAGCAAGGTTGGGAGGGTCTAAACGAGAGCTTACCCCTGGAAGAGGGCTatgggggggggggggggggggctGGTGAGTGAATTTTTGTAATTGGATGGAGCTGAATGCAGTGTGCTATTCAGCGTACAGTAGTCCAGGGGCTCTGTGGCTTTTCGTAAGCCCGTAAAATTTGGTTAGTTTTGGTGAATTCGTGCTATTGCTTGCTTGGAACAGGCATTCATCGTGGGTGTGCAATCTACAGGTACAATACACTGTATCGTAGAAGTAAGAGCACTTATACCACTGAGAGTATTGCGGACTACGGTATGTCCactcgtatgtactacaagtagtacttAGAGGTTCTCTGGTTGTGTGCTTGTAAAGAACAATCATATTACCATGAAaaacagtatgtacactggCGATCAGTATATACAGATATACAATAAGAGTGTATTTTTCCAAGAACAGGAGAATGTGCGCGTAGGTGTCCCTTGTACGGCATGTAAcggtaccggtacagtaggAACTCCCACAATAACCTCTGTAGGTATCGGTGTATGCTATAAAGCCGTTGaattgtagctactgtaccctTGAACATAGCTTTTCACAGTCGGTATGTATTGCAACATGGCTACACTCTTTCGTCCATGAATCGAGGGCCGCTCTCCAAAGCTTGAATTGAACAggcactacttgtagcactGCAACTATTGTAGGGAACATGCCTGTTTCCTCACAGGAACTCTTCATACTGCACCTACGGATCAccacagtatgtatgtactgtttAGCGAAGCTATATAAACCAACCCAAACATTGGGAATATATAAGCAACTACACTATGTACTACAATTGTACTTATCTACGATATCAAGAATCACTCGGAGTAATACTTGCACGCCAGTCTCATGTATTCATCAGGATATAGCATAGGGCTGCCAGGTTACCATCGGGTAAGTGTACAGCTAGGACAAGTAATAATTATACCGCCCAGCCCTGCATAAACTCGATTCACAGGCATCGAGGTCCCATTGTGATCTCAACTCATCCATCGGTTGGGTCTTTGTTCAATTGGATCGTCAATCGCATCATTCCTTGACAGGCCGCACGTACTTGACAAAGTCGTCCTTCTCACCGATCTTGGTGTAAAGCAGCTGGGCCCGGTGGTTAAAGTGCTGGGTGTGCCAGTAGGTCTTCTCACAGCCCAGCTTGTCGGCCTCACCGTACACAAACTCAATCAGCTTGCGGCCCACACCTCCGTTTCGCACCTTGTCGTCCACATACAAGTCATTGAGATACATGGAGTCTCCCACGGTCCACGTGTTTCGGTGGTTGATATAAGTGGCGTAACCAATGAGATTACCAGACTCGTCGACGGCCACGGCGCAGTTGACTGGCTCTGAGTCGTCCAGGAACCGCTTGAAGGTGACCTCAGTCACCTCGGGGGTCCACGATGACTTATAGAAAGTCAGATAGCCGTCCAGCAAGGGCTTCCAggcctccttgtcggtcTCCTCAATTTTTCGGACAG includes:
- a CDS encoding uncharacterized protein (Compare to YALI0B20328g, similar to uniprot|P39979 Saccharomyces cerevisiae YEL066w HPA3 histone and other protein acetyltransferase), giving the protein MSVTVRKIEETDKEAWKPLLDGYLTFYKSSWTPEVTEVTFKRFLDDSEPVNCAVAVDESGNLIGYATYINHRNTWTVGDSMYLNDLYVDDKVRNGGVGRKLIEFVYGEADKLGCEKTYWHTQHFNHRAQLLYTKIGEKDDFVKYVRPVKE